The genomic stretch GGCCTACCAGCAAGCCCAACTCGGCGACACCGACGCCCTCAACCGCCTGGACACCCTGTCCTCGTTGCCCAACGCCGACATCGAACTGCGCAAGATCGGCTGGCTCGCCCAGGCGTACGCCGCCCGCATCCGCTGCGCCCGGACCGGCGCCGATGCCGTCGCGGCCCGCGAACGGTTGGACGTGCTGCATCGCACGCTGCATGCGCAGCGGCCGGATGGGAGTGCGATTGGGAGGGAGATTGATGGGATTAGGCGGGGGTGTGGCTAAGCCGGCGTGTGCCGCGATGCCGCCCGTTTATGCTTCGACGACTTCTACGCGTGTTCCAAAAAAGTCGTAAAGCACCCTTTCCACATGCGTTACCAAGGTCGCTCGTTGCGACCGCGTACCTCGGTGAACGACAACGAACAGAGCGTCGTCTTCGAGCGTTAAGCCGATATCCTCAGGCCATCCTTCGCCCACATCCATGCCCCACCTCAAGCCAGCGCTTCTAGACTGGCTGGGCTCCGCAAGCTCGCATATGCCTTCTTCGACCAGCGATTCAATCACCAACGCGAAGACGTCTTGCGCAAGCTTAGGATGACTCGCTCGATACTCGTGTCCCAAGCGATGCTCCTTGCGCAAGACGGGCTGGCTTGCATCGATCCCGATCGACGTCGCCGATCGCGTCGTTAGCGGCTTATAAAGGCAACGACGCCTGCAACGGCTCGATCGTCCCCTCCCCCCGCATCACCCGCTTGAACTCCGCGCGCGAGACCGAGATGTAGCGGTCGTTGCCGCCGATCTCGACCTGCGGGCCGTCGTGCACGGCGCGGCCGCGTTCGTCCACGCGCACGGTCATGGTGGCCTTCTTGCCGCTGTGGCAGATGGTCTTGATCTCGGTGAGCTCGTCGGCCCAGGCCAGCAGGTACTGGCTGCCTTCGAACAGTTCGCCGCGGAAGTCGGTGCGCAGGCCGTAGCACAGCACCGGGATGCGCAGGGCGTCGACGATTTCGCTGAGCTGCCAGACCTGGGCGCGTGTGAGGAATTGGGCTTCGTCGACCAGCACGCAGTTGAGCGCGCCGTGGGCGGCGATGTCGGCATGGATCAGTGCTTCCAGGTCCTGGTCGCGGTCGAAGGCCATGCCGTCGGCGCGCAGGCCGATGCGCGAGGCGACGGTGCCGGTGCCGGCGCGGTCGTCCAGGCGCGGGGTGAGGATGGCCACGCGCATGCCGCGCTCGCGGTAGTTATGCGCGGACTGCAGCAGGGTGGTGGTCTTACCGGCGTTCATCGCCGAGTAGTAGAAATAGAGCTTGGCCATGGGCCTAGTGTAGGCGCGGCCGGGCCCGGTGCCGAGATTGCGCGGCAGGCCGCGGCGTGCTGTGCCGCGGCCTGCGTAGGGCGGATGAATGCGCCGGGCTCAGTCCGCTTCGGACGGGGCCGGCGTCTTGCCTTCGACCTTATCGACATCGCCTACCTCGACCTGGCCGGTCAGGGTGCGCAGCAGCAGGCCCTGGTCCTTCCAGTAGGCGTCCGGGCGGGTGCGGTGGGCGCCGTAGAACTCGCCGGTCTGCACCCCCTTCATGGCCTGGGTCGACACGGCGCTACCGCCGCCGCCGGCCCAGATGTCGGGCCTGCCCAGGCCGATGTCCAGGCGCGCGGTCTGCGCGCCCACACGGCTGCCGGTCTGGCTGCGGGCGAAATGGCGGATGTGCGAATTGATTCGCGGCAAAGCGGCCTTGTCGCCGTAACGCGTGGCGTAGTCCTCACCGCGCTCGGCCACCTGTAGCTGCTGCTCGGCGCTCAGCGAGGCCCAGATCTTTTCGCGGATTTCCAGCAGGTCGGCGTTGTCGCCACGCTCGGCGGCCAGGTCGGCCCACAAATAGGCCTCGACGCGGTCGGGCGCGGCTCCTTCGCCGTACCAGTACATCATGCTCAAGAAGTGCTGCGAGTACTTGTCGGCGTAGCGCGCGGCGCGGCGGAACTGGACGATGGCTTCGTCGTAG from Lysobacter silvisoli encodes the following:
- a CDS encoding thymidine kinase, producing MAKLYFYYSAMNAGKTTTLLQSAHNYRERGMRVAILTPRLDDRAGTGTVASRIGLRADGMAFDRDQDLEALIHADIAAHGALNCVLVDEAQFLTRAQVWQLSEIVDALRIPVLCYGLRTDFRGELFEGSQYLLAWADELTEIKTICHSGKKATMTVRVDERGRAVHDGPQVEIGGNDRYISVSRAEFKRVMRGEGTIEPLQASLPL
- a CDS encoding sel1 repeat family protein, producing MDRPLPCLPLLLAILLPLTALAAPATEQRERALNFDTYHAAVLQSAGHPNELHRWHGVWAYDNGRYDEAIVQFRRAARYADKYSQHFLSMMYWYGEGAAPDRVEAYLWADLAAERGDNADLLEIREKIWASLSAEQQLQVAERGEDYATRYGDKAALPRINSHIRHFARSQTGSRVGAQTARLDIGLGRPDIWAGGGGSAVSTQAMKGVQTGEFYGAHRTRPDAYWKDQGLLLRTLTGQVEVGDVDKVEGKTPAPSEAD